AGCAGCAGCATAACCAGCTCCTATTACAAATACATCCATATCTGTAAAAAATTCCCCATCACAAGTAGCACAGTAAGCAACTCCTCTTCCCTCATACTCTTTTTCTCCTATAAATCCAACTTTTCTAGGAGTAGCTCCTGTAGCAATTACAACAGTAAAAGCGTGGTATTCATTAGATTTAGTTTTTATAATTTTTATGTCATTACTTAAATCTAAGTCAATAACTTCATCACTAAGAAATTCAACACCAAAATTTAAAGCTTGTTGTTTTAGATTTTCAGCATACTTAGCTCCAGTTGTTTCAATTATTCCAGGATAATTTACAACTTCATTGGTAACAGTTATTTGACCTCCAGGAATAGATTTTTCAATTATTAGTGTATTTAATTTGGCTCTTCCACCATAGATACCGGCTGTAAGTCCAGCTGGACCAGCACCTATTATAATCATATCATATATTTTATTCATTTTCTCACTTCCATACTAATTTTTTTGTCATAACTAAATGTATATTGATTATAAGATTTTAAGTAAGAAAAGTCAACTAATTTTATCATAAATATTTAAAGATAATACTTTTAATTTAACAATAACAATATTTTTTATTAAACTTATATTATTTATATTATTAAAAAAATAAAAAAACTTTTGTAAAAGTATTTATTTCATAGTATAATATAAATTATAAACTTTTAAAGTTTTTATTATATAAAAAGGAGGAAAAATGATAACTAGAACATTAACAGAAGAGGAGTTAAGAGAAATTTTTTTTATGTAAAAATGGATATAGTGATGAAAAAATAAAAATTAGAGCAAACAAACAGATTTATTTAATATTTTTAATTCAACTGAATACTGGATTGAGAGTAGGAGATGTTTTAAGATTAAAGAAAAGAAATTTTAATAATAATTTTCTATATTTAAAGGAGCAAAAAACAGGAAAAATACAAAATAGAAAGATAAATAGAGAGTTAGTTCAAAAAATAGAGGAATATTGTTTAGTAAGAGAGTTAGAAAATGAAGAGAATTTATTTGATATAAAGGTAAGATGGGTACAAAGATATATACAGATTATAGCTCAAATATTAGGAATGAGAGATATATCTACCCATAGTTTTAGAAAAACATATGCTCACTTACAATATATAAATAATCAATGTAATATAGAACTAGTGAGAAAACTTTTAAATCACTCTTCAATTGCTATAACTCAAAGATATTTAGGTATTACAGATGAAGAGGTAAATTTAGCATCAGAAAGATTTAAAATTATTTTCTAAAATCTATTTACAAAATTAAATTTTGATAGTATATATAATATTAACAAAAGAACATCAATAGGAGGGATTACAATGACAAAGAAAGAATTTATAGATTTATATGCTGAAAAAGGAAATTTAACTAAAAAAGAAGCTGAAAAAGGTATCAATCTTTTTCTTGCAAGTGTGGAAGAGGCTTTAGTTAAAGGAGAAGAGGTTTCTTTTGTTGGTTGGGGAAAATGGGAGATAGTAGAGAGAGCTGGTAGAGATGTAAGAAATCCTAGAACAAAAGAAATTATAAAGATCGAGCCTAAAAAAATAGTTAAGTTTAAAACTGGAAAAATATTGGCTGATAAAATTAAATAGTTTTCAAAAAACCTGTATTTTACAGGTTTTTTCTTTAGTATTTTTTTAATTTGTGATATAATTCTACATATAAAATAGGGGGATGATATTTAATCAGTTATAGAGGTGAAATTTTGAGAGTAAGTATTAATAATATTATTATTTCATTAGGAAAAGATCAAGAGAAAGAGATAATAAAAGAGATAGAAAAAAGGGGAGTAAAGAGAAATAATATAAAAAGTATTATCTGGAGTAAAAGATCTATTGATAGTAGAAAGAAAACAGATATTAAGTTGATATATAATTTAGAGGTAGAATTGAATAAACCAATTGATATTACAACTTTAAATAATATATCTTTAGCTAAAGATGTAGAAAAGGTAAATAGAGAGCCAATTAGTTCAATAGAAAAAGAGGTAGCAATAATTGGAGCTGGACCTGCTGGTCTTTTTGCTGCTCTTAGATTGGCTGAATATGGATTTACTCCTATTGTGTTTGAAAGAGGAGAAGAGGTAGATAAAAGAGATATTACAACAGAGAACTTTGTTAAAAACTCTATTTTAAATCCAAATTCTAATATACAGTTTGGAGAAGGTGGAGCTGGAACATATTCTGATGGAAAATTGAATACAAGAATAAAGAGTGAATATATGGATAAAATATTTGAAACTTTAGTTGAATGTGGAGCTCCCTCAAATATATTATGGGATTATAAACCACATGTTGGAACCGACATTTTAAAAGTTGTTGTTAAAAATATGAGAGAGAAAATAAAATCATTAGGTGGGAAATTCTTTTTTAACCATAAGCTTGAGAATTTACATATAAAGGATGGAAAAGTAACTGGAATCGATATAATAAACTCAGTTGGAGAACTTGAATTTCATCCCTTTAAATCTGTAATATTAGCTATTGGGCATTCAGCAAGAGATACCTATAGAATGTTACATAAAAATGGAGTGCATATGGAAAGTAAGCCTTTTGCTATAGGAGCTAGAATTGAACATCCTAGATGTGATATAGATAGAATGCAGTATGGTAAATTTGCCGATAATGAACTTTTAGGATCAGCAACTTATAGTGTAACATATAATAACAGGGCAGAGGAAAGAGGAGTCTTTTCTTTCTGTATGTGCCCAGGAGGAGTTATAGTAAATGCTTCATCAGAGCTTAATACTTCATTAGTCAATGGAATGAGCTATTCTCAAAGAGATGGAAGATTTTCTAACTCAGCTATTGTTGTAGGAGTTAAGGAGAATGACTTTGGAAGTCATCTGTTTGCTGGTATGGAGTTTCAAGAAAAATTAGAGAGAAAAACTTATGAATTGGGACAAGGGTATGGAGCTTTATATCAAGGAGTTTTAGATTTTATAGGAAATAGAAAGACTAGCTATGAGATAGAGAGTAGTTATGAAATGAAAAAAACATCATATAATCTAAATGAGTTTTTCCCAGAAGTAATAGTTGATAATATGAAATCTGCTTTTCAATATTGGAGTAAAAATCCTATGTTTATATCACCAAATGCTAACCTTATAGCTCCAGAGACAAGAACTTCTGCTCCTGTAAGAATAGTAAGGGATA
This is a stretch of genomic DNA from Candidatus Fusobacterium pullicola. It encodes these proteins:
- a CDS encoding FAD-dependent oxidoreductase, giving the protein MRVSINNIIISLGKDQEKEIIKEIEKRGVKRNNIKSIIWSKRSIDSRKKTDIKLIYNLEVELNKPIDITTLNNISLAKDVEKVNREPISSIEKEVAIIGAGPAGLFAALRLAEYGFTPIVFERGEEVDKRDITTENFVKNSILNPNSNIQFGEGGAGTYSDGKLNTRIKSEYMDKIFETLVECGAPSNILWDYKPHVGTDILKVVVKNMREKIKSLGGKFFFNHKLENLHIKDGKVTGIDIINSVGELEFHPFKSVILAIGHSARDTYRMLHKNGVHMESKPFAIGARIEHPRCDIDRMQYGKFADNELLGSATYSVTYNNRAEERGVFSFCMCPGGVIVNASSELNTSLVNGMSYSQRDGRFSNSAIVVGVKENDFGSHLFAGMEFQEKLERKTYELGQGYGALYQGVLDFIGNRKTSYEIESSYEMKKTSYNLNEFFPEVIVDNMKSAFQYWSKNPMFISPNANLIAPETRTSAPVRIVRDITGMSINVQGLYPIGEGAGYAGGITSAGVDGVKIVDLAFTRIKA
- a CDS encoding HU family DNA-binding protein, whose translation is MTKKEFIDLYAEKGNLTKKEAEKGINLFLASVEEALVKGEEVSFVGWGKWEIVERAGRDVRNPRTKEIIKIEPKKIVKFKTGKILADKIK